One bacterium DNA window includes the following coding sequences:
- a CDS encoding tetratricopeptide repeat protein codes for MIGRDGVGDAGTRARVRTALPALLAAALVALVAACFLPSLGNEFLPDWDDGYYLIDNPIVRGGLTPQGVWRAFTERHGANWIPLTWLSHMADVSAFGLVAWKHRLVNVALHAANAVLVFALLRRATGALWASALTAAIFAAHPLRVESVVWVAERKDVLSAFFGLLSLLAYLRWVRGRRPAALAACAGLLALSLLAKPMLVTLPVLLLALDLWPLGRLDARTWRRRVIEKLPLAALAAAVAVVTLVTQQRGGAMRAATLAERVLNAVVSYARYLELTLVPAGLSPMYAAVRGGPGLAASAVSLATLALVTVLVVRFGGRFPWLVFGWAWYAVALAPVAGFVPVGAATMADRYTYLPLLGPVAALVWSCRAGVAARPRLARGALAASCLAILALGGLTVRQERIWHDELTLFLYAKDHMPPSAEVEYDLAVFRQKNGDLTAAEEHYRRAIALDPGKAEAMVNLGEILFARGDGDGAVALYRGAIAAKPRLATAWNNLGAALEAAGRDGESIAAFRRAVALDPGYVAAHLNLGGALAARGGEEEARRQFATAARLDPASALARYQFGVALARAGRLAEAVAELSEAAALDPQDVQ; via the coding sequence GTGATCGGAAGGGACGGTGTCGGGGACGCAGGTACGCGCGCGCGGGTGCGGACGGCGCTGCCGGCGCTCCTCGCGGCAGCCCTCGTCGCGCTCGTCGCGGCCTGCTTCCTCCCGTCGCTCGGCAACGAGTTCCTCCCGGACTGGGACGACGGCTACTACCTGATCGACAACCCGATCGTGCGCGGCGGCCTGACGCCGCAGGGCGTGTGGCGGGCGTTCACGGAGCGGCACGGGGCCAACTGGATCCCCCTCACCTGGCTCTCCCACATGGCCGACGTCTCGGCGTTCGGCCTCGTCGCCTGGAAGCACCGGCTGGTCAACGTGGCGCTGCACGCCGCGAACGCGGTGCTCGTCTTCGCCCTGCTGCGCCGCGCCACCGGCGCCCTCTGGGCCAGCGCCCTGACGGCCGCCATCTTCGCCGCGCACCCGTTGCGCGTGGAGTCCGTGGTCTGGGTCGCCGAGCGCAAGGACGTCCTCTCGGCCTTCTTCGGCCTGCTCTCGCTGCTCGCCTACCTGCGCTGGGTCCGCGGCCGGCGGCCGGCGGCGCTGGCGGCGTGCGCCGGGTTGCTCGCGCTGAGCCTGCTGGCGAAGCCGATGCTGGTCACGCTCCCCGTGCTGCTGCTCGCGCTCGATCTCTGGCCCCTCGGGCGCCTGGATGCCCGGACGTGGCGCCGGCGCGTCATCGAGAAGCTCCCGCTCGCCGCGCTCGCCGCCGCGGTCGCGGTGGTCACCCTCGTCACCCAGCAGCGCGGCGGGGCGATGCGCGCGGCGACGCTGGCGGAGCGCGTGCTGAACGCGGTCGTCAGTTACGCGCGCTACCTCGAGCTGACCCTGGTGCCCGCGGGGCTCTCGCCGATGTACGCGGCGGTCCGGGGTGGGCCGGGGCTGGCCGCGTCGGCGGTGTCGTTGGCCACGTTGGCGCTCGTCACCGTCCTCGTCGTCCGCTTCGGCGGTCGCTTCCCCTGGCTGGTCTTCGGTTGGGCGTGGTACGCGGTCGCCCTGGCGCCGGTGGCCGGATTCGTCCCGGTCGGCGCGGCGACGATGGCCGATCGCTACACCTACCTGCCGTTGCTCGGCCCCGTCGCCGCCCTCGTCTGGTCGTGCCGCGCGGGTGTCGCCGCTCGCCCGCGGCTGGCGCGCGGGGCGTTGGCCGCGTCGTGCCTCGCCATCCTCGCCCTCGGCGGCCTCACGGTGCGGCAGGAACGGATCTGGCACGACGAGCTGACGCTGTTCCTCTACGCGAAGGACCACATGCCGCCGTCGGCGGAGGTCGAGTACGACCTCGCGGTCTTCCGCCAGAAGAACGGCGATCTGACGGCGGCCGAGGAGCACTACCGCAGGGCCATCGCGCTCGATCCGGGCAAGGCGGAAGCCATGGTCAACCTCGGGGAGATCCTTTTCGCCCGAGGGGACGGGGATGGGGCGGTCGCCCTCTACCGCGGGGCGATCGCGGCCAAACCGCGCCTGGCGACGGCCTGGAACAACCTCGGCGCGGCACTCGAGGCGGCGGGGCGCGACGGGGAGAGCATCGCCGCCTTTCGTCGCGCGGTGGCGCTGGACCCCGGCTACGTCGCGGCGCACCTCAACCTCGGCGGCGCGCTTGCCGCGCGCGGCGGCGAGGAGGAGGCGCGGCGGCAGTTCGCGACGGCTGCGCGCCTCGATCCGGCCTCGGCGCTCGCGCGCTACCAGTTCGGTGTGGCGCTCGCGCGCGCCGGCCGGCTCGCCGAGGCGGTCGCCGAGCTCTCGGAGGCAGCGGCCCTGGACCCGCAGGACGTCCAGG